The window ATGCCGTGCGCCCCAGGCATCCGGAGATGGTGATTCTGGTGCTGACCGATTATGAAGACGAGATCTATGTGCTGGAGGCATTTCAAGCCGGAGCCAACGGCTACTGCATCAAGGATTCGAGTATGGATGAAATGATGCTGGCCATCGAGAGTGTCCTGGCCGGGAAAAAATTCATCAGTCCGGGCATCACCTCCGGAGTGCTTGGGGGATATCTGGACGCCCATGAAAAGACACGCGAAACAACCGATTGGGACACCATCACGCAGCGAGAGCGGGAGGTACTCAAGCTGGTGGCGGAAGGGTATAAAAACAAGGAAATAGCCGAAATGCTGCATATCAGTTGCAAGACGGTAGAAAAGCATCGTTCCAATATCATGAGCAAGCTGGGTATCCGTAATGTCGCCTCCTTGACCACGTATGCCATTGACAAGGGGCTGGTGAAGGTAAAGGCCTAGCCCGGGGGTGCTTGATTCGAGGATATAACCTACAGATGTCCATCAGGGACATGCTTGTTTTTTTGTATATTTTTCAAAATGATCGTGTACAGGGATTTCCGAGGAGCCACGTTAGACCGTTTCCAGCCAGAATCTCCGAGTTGATAGAGAGCCGGATATAGAATCAGATACAGAACCTGATACGGAACCTGACTCCAGGCCTACCACTCGGAATGCCTTTGCATGAAAACCCATCTCAGGAGCTGATTCCATGCAGCTTGCTCCACTTTGCGCTCCGAAGCAAACTTTTGCCGAACTTGCCGAATGTCTGGAGCAGACAAACGATGTTCCGGCAATTGTCAGTTTTACCAAAGACTCCAAACAAACGTGGTCCACGCATGACATTGGAGATGCGGCTGGTCGGCTAGCCCAGGGGCTGCGCGATCAGGGCATCAAGCCCGGCCAGCGGGTACTGCTGCTGGCTCCGGCCTCACCGCAATTCATAGTGGCTACCTTGGCCGTGTTCCGGGTAGGAGCGGTCATCGTCCCCGTGGACATTCAGGCCAGTGACGAGAATCTGGCCCATGTGTTCCAGGCCAGCCGGATGCGGCTGGTTTTTACCACCGAACGCATCGCCCGCCGCCTCGCGCAACTCGACGCAACCCCGGATGTGCCGGTTTTTCTCCTGGACCTGGAACATGCCGAGGACCAGGGTGACCTGAAACAGGAGGGAGTCTCCAAGGCCGAGAACTGGAAGAGCCTTTTGGCGAAAAACTCCGGCCAACCGGCCCAGCCAAAGGCCGACGATACCGTGGTGCTTTTCTACACCTCGGGAACCACCGGTCCTCCCAAAGGCGTGCCCCTGTCGCACGGAAACATTCTGTCCCAGGTGAGCATGATCCAGGATTCCGGGTTGCTTGTGGACGGAGACCGCCTTTTGCTGCCGCTGCCCCTGCACCATGTTTATCCAGTGGTTATCGGCATGCTTGCTCCATTGGCCTTGGGCATTCCCATCATTTTGCCCCACGCCCTGGTGGGCAAGGAGGTCACCCGGGCGCTACGCGAAGGCAACGCCACCATCGTGCTCGGCGTTCCCAGGCTGTACAGTACTATTTTTCAAGGAATTCAGGATCGGGTTGCCTCCTCAGGGCGACTGGCTGCGGGCATCTTTGCCCTTTTGTTGGCCTTCAGCCGGTTTTGTGGC is drawn from Desulfonatronum thioautotrophicum and contains these coding sequences:
- a CDS encoding LuxR C-terminal-related transcriptional regulator, producing the protein MDTKKRVVIALAPQMLREFLGSCLTQTESFSLEVVAELEDGMEAVVAVNEHAPDLLIVGLALPRLSGISVINAVRPRHPEMVILVLTDYEDEIYVLEAFQAGANGYCIKDSSMDEMMLAIESVLAGKKFISPGITSGVLGGYLDAHEKTRETTDWDTITQREREVLKLVAEGYKNKEIAEMLHISCKTVEKHRSNIMSKLGIRNVASLTTYAIDKGLVKVKA